In one window of Streptomyces roseofulvus DNA:
- a CDS encoding saccharopine dehydrogenase family protein — protein sequence MAAGQTVTVYGAYGHTGRFVVAHLLERGFVPVLAGRDDRKLRALAERHPGLDVRPAPVGDPAALDRALAGADAVVNCAGPFATTAGPVIEAALRAGIPYVDVAAEIEANADTFARFADRARAAGTVVLPAMAFYGGLGDLLATAAMGDWTAADEAHVAYGLSGWEPTEGTRLAGKVSAERRGGRRVRFTGGRLEYHTDELPTLNWPFPAPMGPRPVVGEFTMADVVTIPSHLSVPTVTTYMSTEAAGGVTGADTPAPTAVDERGRSAQTFLVDVVVRSGGAERRAVATGRDIYAVTAPLAVEAVDRILTGRTRTTGVASAGELFDAAGFLRSLAASAHLTWETSETHPAGRASTGQGVSRSPRR from the coding sequence ATGGCGGCAGGACAGACGGTGACGGTGTACGGCGCGTACGGACACACGGGCCGGTTCGTGGTGGCGCACCTTCTGGAGCGCGGCTTCGTCCCGGTCCTGGCGGGGCGGGACGACCGGAAGCTGCGGGCACTGGCGGAGCGCCACCCGGGGCTCGACGTCCGCCCCGCGCCGGTCGGGGATCCGGCGGCGCTCGACCGGGCGCTGGCCGGCGCCGACGCCGTCGTGAACTGCGCCGGGCCGTTCGCCACGACGGCCGGCCCGGTGATCGAGGCGGCGCTGCGGGCCGGGATCCCGTACGTCGACGTGGCGGCCGAGATCGAGGCCAACGCCGACACCTTCGCCCGGTTCGCCGACCGCGCGCGGGCCGCGGGCACGGTGGTCCTGCCGGCGATGGCGTTCTACGGCGGCCTCGGCGACCTGCTGGCGACGGCCGCGATGGGCGACTGGACGGCGGCGGACGAGGCGCACGTCGCATACGGGCTGAGCGGCTGGGAGCCCACGGAGGGGACCCGGCTCGCCGGGAAGGTCTCGGCGGAGCGGCGCGGCGGCCGGCGGGTCCGCTTCACCGGCGGGCGCCTGGAGTACCACACGGACGAACTGCCCACCCTGAACTGGCCGTTCCCCGCCCCGATGGGACCGCGTCCGGTCGTCGGCGAGTTCACGATGGCCGATGTGGTCACCATCCCGAGCCATCTGTCCGTCCCCACCGTGACCACCTACATGTCGACCGAGGCGGCCGGCGGCGTCACGGGCGCGGACACGCCGGCCCCGACGGCGGTCGACGAGCGCGGCCGGTCCGCGCAGACCTTCCTCGTCGACGTCGTCGTGCGCTCCGGCGGCGCCGAACGGCGGGCGGTGGCCACCGGCCGCGACATCTACGCCGTGACGGCGCCGCTCGCCGTCGAGGCCGTGGACCGGATCCTCACCGGCCGGACCCGTACGACCGGCGTCGCCTCGGCCGGCGAGCTGTTCGACGCGGCCGGCTTCCTCCGCTCCCTCGCCGCCTCCGCCCACCTCACCTGGGAGACGAGCGAGACGCACCCGGCCGGCCGGGCGTCCACCGGTCAGGGGGTGTCGCGGAGCCCCCGGAGGTAG
- a CDS encoding helix-turn-helix domain-containing protein: MTSVALAVTDGMLHFELGIAHEVFGSAPDAVTVPWYDLSVCGPGPVPFGPFRLEPDHGLDRLPDADTVIVPGWADVDAAPPAALVDAVRAAHAAGARVVSLCTGAFVLAAAGLLDGRRATTHWAHTDVLAARHPAVEVDPDVLYVDGGSVLTSAGKAAALDLCLHLVRLDHGSSIANTVARRLVVPPHRSGGQAQFVTAPVPEQDGHPLTALFPWAVERLDRPLTVEDLARRAGMSSRHLTRHFRAATGTTPLQWLLAQRIRRAQELLERTDDSVDAIATATGMGTATTLRRHFNRTLGVPPDSYRRTFRTRTGRAGAVAP, from the coding sequence ATGACCTCAGTCGCACTGGCCGTCACCGACGGGATGCTCCACTTCGAACTCGGCATCGCCCACGAGGTGTTCGGCTCCGCGCCGGACGCGGTGACCGTCCCCTGGTACGACCTCTCCGTCTGCGGACCCGGCCCCGTCCCCTTCGGCCCGTTCCGCCTGGAGCCCGACCACGGACTCGACCGGCTCCCGGACGCCGACACCGTGATCGTCCCCGGCTGGGCCGACGTCGACGCGGCCCCGCCCGCCGCGCTCGTCGACGCCGTGCGCGCGGCCCACGCGGCGGGCGCCCGCGTCGTCTCCCTCTGCACCGGGGCCTTCGTGCTCGCCGCCGCCGGGCTGCTCGACGGCCGCCGCGCCACCACCCACTGGGCCCACACCGACGTCCTGGCCGCCCGCCACCCCGCGGTGGAGGTCGACCCGGACGTCCTCTACGTGGACGGCGGCAGCGTCCTCACCTCCGCCGGCAAGGCCGCGGCGCTCGACCTCTGTCTGCACCTGGTACGCCTCGACCACGGCTCGTCGATCGCCAACACCGTCGCCCGCAGGCTCGTCGTCCCCCCGCACCGGTCCGGCGGGCAGGCCCAGTTCGTCACGGCCCCGGTGCCGGAGCAGGACGGCCACCCGCTCACCGCCCTGTTCCCCTGGGCCGTCGAGCGCCTCGACCGGCCGCTCACCGTGGAGGACCTGGCCCGGCGGGCCGGGATGAGCTCACGCCATCTGACCCGTCACTTCCGCGCGGCCACCGGCACCACCCCGCTGCAGTGGCTGCTCGCCCAGCGGATCCGCCGCGCCCAGGAACTCCTGGAGCGCACCGACGACAGCGTCGACGCCATCGCCACGGCCACCGGCATGGGCACCGCCACGACCCTGCGCAGGCACTTCAACCGGACCCTGGGAGTCCCGCCGGACAGCTACCGCCGCACCTTCCGCACCCGCACGGGACGCGCCGGCGCCGTGGCGCCGTGA
- a CDS encoding phosphocholine-specific phospholipase C: MADLDRRRFLQLAGGAVAFSALSESIARAASIPAQGSTGTLQDVEHIVVLMQENRSFDHYFGAMKGVRGFGDPRPVTLPSGKSVWHQADGSKVTLPFRPESAQLGMEFLQGLNHDWAGGQKAFNQGRYDQWIPAKTKATMAYLTRDDIPFHYALADAFTICDAYHCSFIGSTDPNRYYLWSGHTGNDGTGGGPVLNNAEAGYGWKTYPERLEAAGISWRVYQDIGDGLNAAGSWGWISDAYRGNYGDNSLLYFNTYRNAQPGDPLYEKARTGTNAKAGEGFFDRIRADVQGGRLPQVSWIAAPEAFSEHSNWPSNYGAWYIAQVLDALTSNPDVWARTALFITYDENDGFFDHVVPPYVPASAAQGLSTTPTALDHFPGKTGYVAGPYGLGPRVPMIVVSPWSTGGYTCSETFDHTSVIRFIERRFGVQEPQISPWRRAVCGDLTSAFDFTRAQPQPVALPPTAGYYPPDRDRHPDFPATAPAVGSMPRQEPGSKPTRPLKYAPYVDGSADTTAGTFRLAFSGGPSAGAQFYVTSANRTDAPWTYTAAAGTSIADTWNTKYSKGTTDLTVHGPNGFLRRFRSPGKTAVPEVTARHNAATGGLDLTFTNAGPTTTVTLTHAYGGAPQTLTVARGATVTLAVPLSASGRWYDLTVTSAAHADYVRRLAGHVETGAEGVTDPGILTY; encoded by the coding sequence ATGGCCGACCTCGATCGCCGCCGGTTCCTTCAGCTCGCCGGTGGCGCCGTCGCCTTCAGTGCGCTGTCCGAGTCCATCGCCCGCGCCGCCTCCATCCCCGCACAGGGGTCCACCGGCACGCTCCAGGACGTCGAGCACATCGTCGTCCTCATGCAGGAGAACCGTTCCTTCGACCACTACTTCGGGGCGATGAAGGGCGTCCGCGGCTTCGGCGACCCGCGTCCGGTCACGCTGCCGAGCGGGAAGTCCGTGTGGCACCAGGCCGACGGCTCGAAGGTGACGCTGCCCTTCCGGCCGGAGAGCGCGCAGCTCGGCATGGAGTTCCTCCAGGGGCTCAACCACGACTGGGCGGGTGGCCAGAAGGCGTTCAACCAGGGCCGCTACGACCAGTGGATACCCGCCAAGACCAAGGCGACGATGGCGTACCTGACCCGGGACGACATCCCCTTCCACTACGCGCTCGCCGACGCGTTCACGATCTGCGACGCCTACCACTGCTCGTTCATCGGCTCGACCGACCCGAACCGCTACTACCTGTGGTCGGGTCACACCGGCAACGACGGCACGGGCGGCGGCCCGGTCCTCAACAACGCCGAGGCCGGCTACGGCTGGAAGACGTACCCCGAGCGCCTGGAGGCGGCCGGGATCTCCTGGCGGGTCTACCAGGACATCGGCGACGGCCTGAACGCGGCCGGCTCGTGGGGCTGGATCAGCGACGCCTACCGAGGCAACTACGGCGACAACTCGCTGCTCTACTTCAACACCTACCGCAACGCCCAGCCGGGCGACCCCCTCTACGAGAAGGCCCGCACCGGCACGAACGCCAAGGCGGGCGAAGGCTTCTTCGACCGGATCCGCGCCGACGTGCAGGGCGGCCGGCTGCCGCAGGTCTCCTGGATCGCCGCGCCCGAGGCGTTCTCCGAGCACTCCAACTGGCCGTCCAACTACGGCGCCTGGTACATCGCGCAGGTCCTGGACGCGCTGACCTCGAACCCGGACGTGTGGGCCCGTACGGCGCTGTTCATCACCTACGACGAGAACGACGGCTTCTTCGACCACGTCGTCCCGCCGTACGTCCCCGCCTCGGCCGCGCAGGGCCTGTCGACGACCCCGACCGCGCTGGACCACTTCCCCGGGAAGACCGGGTACGTCGCCGGTCCGTACGGCCTCGGGCCCCGTGTCCCGATGATCGTCGTCTCCCCCTGGTCCACCGGCGGCTACACCTGCTCCGAGACCTTCGACCACACCTCGGTGATCCGCTTCATCGAGCGCCGCTTCGGCGTCCAGGAGCCGCAGATCTCGCCCTGGCGGCGGGCCGTCTGCGGCGACCTGACCTCGGCCTTCGACTTCACCCGCGCCCAGCCGCAGCCGGTCGCGCTGCCGCCGACGGCCGGCTACTACCCGCCGGACCGCGACCGCCACCCCGACTTCCCGGCCACCGCGCCGGCCGTCGGCTCGATGCCCCGCCAGGAGCCCGGCTCCAAGCCCACGCGCCCGCTGAAGTACGCCCCGTACGTGGACGGGAGCGCCGACACCACCGCCGGCACCTTCCGGCTCGCCTTCAGCGGCGGGCCGTCCGCCGGCGCCCAGTTCTACGTGACCTCGGCGAACCGCACGGACGCCCCCTGGACGTACACGGCGGCGGCCGGCACGTCGATCGCGGACACCTGGAACACCAAGTACTCCAAGGGCACCACCGACCTCACCGTGCACGGCCCGAACGGCTTCCTGCGCCGCTTCCGCTCCCCCGGCAAGACCGCCGTCCCCGAGGTCACCGCCCGCCACAACGCCGCCACCGGCGGCCTGGACCTCACCTTCACCAACGCCGGCCCGACGACGACGGTGACCCTCACCCACGCCTACGGGGGAGCCCCGCAGACGCTGACGGTGGCCCGGGGCGCGACCGTCACCCTCGCGGTGCCGCTGTCGGCGTCCGGCCGGTGGTACGACCTCACCGTCACGTCCGCCGCGCACGCCGACTACGTGCGCCGCCTGGCCGGACACGTGGAGACGGGCGCGGAGGGAGTGACGGACCCGGGGATCCTGACGTACTGA
- a CDS encoding thioredoxin family protein — MARRVHQAREDAEFDFILRMSGVPVLAYFIGTWPKAVEPCRTMDPVVGAVADAYPGRLTVVRADIARCPEATRRYQVAGAPSYVLLKEGEAVASGTGILSEAAMRELLAGRL; from the coding sequence ATGGCACGGCGGGTGCACCAGGCCCGTGAGGACGCGGAATTCGACTTCATCCTGCGGATGAGCGGAGTCCCCGTCCTCGCCTACTTCATCGGCACGTGGCCGAAGGCGGTCGAGCCGTGCCGGACGATGGACCCCGTCGTGGGCGCCGTCGCCGACGCGTATCCGGGCCGTCTGACGGTCGTCCGCGCCGACATCGCGCGCTGCCCGGAGGCGACCCGGCGGTATCAGGTCGCCGGAGCCCCGTCGTACGTCCTCCTGAAGGAGGGGGAGGCGGTGGCGAGCGGTACGGGGATCCTGTCCGAGGCCGCGATGCGGGAGCTCCTGGCCGGCCGGCTCTGA
- a CDS encoding metalloregulator ArsR/SmtB family transcription factor: protein MQVPLYQAKAEFFRMLGHPVRIRVLELLQHGPLPVRELLKDIDVEPSNLSQQLAVLRRSGIVVSVREGSTVSYALAGGDVADLLKAARRILTELLVGQSELLEELRHADAGGVPVPRGR from the coding sequence ATGCAGGTGCCGCTGTACCAGGCCAAGGCGGAGTTCTTCCGCATGCTCGGGCACCCCGTCCGGATCCGCGTCCTGGAACTGCTCCAGCACGGACCGCTCCCCGTCCGCGAACTGCTGAAGGACATCGACGTGGAGCCGTCCAACCTCTCCCAGCAGCTCGCGGTGCTACGCCGGTCCGGCATCGTGGTCTCCGTCCGCGAGGGCTCGACCGTCAGCTACGCCCTCGCGGGCGGCGACGTGGCGGACCTCCTGAAGGCCGCCCGCCGGATCCTCACCGAACTGCTGGTGGGTCAGAGCGAGCTCCTGGAGGAGCTGCGCCACGCCGACGCCGGCGGCGTTCCGGTGCCGCGCGGGAGATGA
- a CDS encoding class I SAM-dependent methyltransferase, with product MSSHPIDRPADLDAVRDSYDRVADTYAHMMQTTGMGDIRVHPWLKASVDAFADTVGDLGPVLDVGCGPGTVTGYLAERGLDVSGVDLSPRMIENARRLYPDCRFEVASATELALGEATLGGVLGWWSLFNLPRDVLPQVLAHFARALKPGGSFLTATHVGDEDLVRTEAYGGVPVRWTTHKWRPEGFVGLIERAGLTPVAELRLPADQFSGPGVVVMARKPD from the coding sequence ATGAGCTCACACCCCATCGACCGGCCGGCCGACCTCGACGCCGTCCGCGACTCCTACGACCGCGTGGCCGACACCTACGCCCACATGATGCAGACCACGGGCATGGGCGACATCCGCGTCCACCCCTGGCTGAAGGCGTCGGTCGACGCCTTCGCCGACACCGTGGGCGACCTCGGGCCCGTCCTCGACGTCGGCTGCGGGCCCGGTACCGTGACCGGCTACCTCGCGGAGCGCGGCCTCGACGTCTCCGGGGTGGACCTCTCGCCCCGGATGATCGAGAACGCGCGCCGGCTGTACCCGGACTGCCGCTTCGAGGTCGCCTCGGCCACCGAGCTCGCGCTCGGGGAGGCCACCCTCGGCGGGGTCCTCGGCTGGTGGTCGCTCTTCAACCTGCCCCGTGACGTCCTCCCGCAGGTCCTCGCCCACTTCGCGCGGGCGCTGAAGCCCGGCGGCTCCTTCCTCACCGCCACCCACGTCGGCGACGAGGACCTGGTCCGCACCGAGGCGTACGGCGGCGTGCCCGTGCGGTGGACGACGCACAAGTGGCGGCCCGAGGGGTTCGTCGGGCTGATCGAGCGGGCCGGGCTGACTCCCGTGGCCGAGCTCCGGCTCCCCGCCGACCAGTTCTCCGGGCCCGGCGTCGTCGTCATGGCCAGGAAGCCCGACTGA
- a CDS encoding macro domain-containing protein has protein sequence MTHGYAGTALRVVLTDVSAGVVAAWRAAFADVPGIEIRRGSILDEDVDAWVTPTNAAGRMDGGVDAAIKRHLGAGIQLRVQQAIRDRFAGGMPVGSAVCVPSGATVPRFVISTPTMVASSQNVSDTLNVAMACAAAFQAVHRQNRKAPGSIRSVALVGMGARTGRVPARVCANLMWTGYTLFHDHWFEDDDELRATITAQLAGIDQAPHTTRVRITPPKGAPGDGAAAKGAAVKGAAAKGAGVHGHCFRG, from the coding sequence ATGACGCACGGCTATGCGGGCACCGCGCTGCGGGTGGTACTGACCGATGTCAGCGCGGGGGTGGTGGCGGCGTGGCGCGCCGCCTTCGCCGACGTGCCCGGCATCGAGATCCGGCGGGGCTCGATCCTCGACGAGGACGTCGACGCGTGGGTCACGCCGACGAACGCGGCGGGACGGATGGACGGCGGCGTCGACGCGGCGATCAAGCGCCACCTCGGCGCCGGGATCCAGCTGCGGGTGCAGCAGGCGATCCGCGACCGGTTCGCCGGCGGCATGCCGGTCGGCAGCGCCGTCTGCGTCCCGTCCGGGGCGACCGTGCCGCGCTTCGTGATCTCCACCCCGACCATGGTCGCCTCCTCGCAGAACGTGAGCGACACGCTCAACGTCGCCATGGCCTGCGCGGCGGCCTTCCAGGCCGTCCACCGGCAGAACCGGAAGGCGCCGGGCAGCATCCGCTCCGTCGCGCTCGTCGGGATGGGCGCCCGGACCGGCCGGGTGCCGGCCCGGGTCTGCGCCAACCTGATGTGGACCGGCTACACGCTCTTCCACGACCACTGGTTCGAGGACGACGACGAGCTGCGCGCCACCATCACGGCCCAGCTCGCCGGCATCGACCAGGCGCCGCACACCACGCGGGTACGGATCACGCCGCCCAAAGGAGCGCCGGGCGACGGAGCCGCCGCCAAAGGAGCCGCTGTCAAAGGAGCAGCTGCCAAAGGAGCAGGTGTCCACGGGCACTGCTTTCGCGGCTGA
- a CDS encoding ADP-ribosyltransferase domain-containing protein: MSDTTTPATPQPDPNDPLALADLFTGGGEPWLPLLKPVIEARPDADRFIGPGRSPQVVPVRELTFQALKPHPPHKWKVVVFGQNPYPRPESATGIAMFDNTFNDWKDSQFGRVVSIRCLIKAAAMWKYGIVKKTPIADVRALLKERDTVQPPEWFQAMLTQGVLLLNASLTASADGAMATDQHTGFWRPVAERIVEEILRAKQDAEDPEDRGVVFAWWGAHARSLKRTVQRLEKKYPGVEVRHLDHANPAAQGDIFCDGDHLATVNDALLSLGADPVDWLPSKGWNQPPAGAGKAADATGGGPDADVAARMGAFIASTMELHQLYLERLTSVRDEGHVLPPLTGVFDTPLMPFDEAVAPVTRVLRGLGGHIDRSREFGKRRADEAAGAGLSADAIAALFLYTCESGFYRNINAVLRSPDRARVVPYLPYLRLLFAAVEALPTRTEPLWRGVALDLRGQYPVGETVTWWGVSSCTSELGVARSFLGSRGKRTLFEVTPARAVGIRSFSAFTGEEEYILAPGTQLEVTDVKAERGGLCTVKLREVDTRLVS, encoded by the coding sequence ATGAGCGACACGACCACGCCCGCCACCCCGCAGCCCGACCCGAACGACCCCCTCGCCCTCGCCGACCTCTTCACCGGCGGCGGCGAGCCCTGGCTGCCGCTCCTCAAGCCCGTCATCGAGGCCCGCCCGGACGCCGACCGGTTCATCGGACCGGGCCGCAGCCCGCAGGTCGTCCCGGTCCGCGAGCTCACCTTCCAGGCGCTCAAGCCCCACCCGCCGCACAAGTGGAAGGTCGTCGTCTTCGGACAGAACCCCTACCCGCGGCCGGAGAGCGCCACCGGCATCGCCATGTTCGACAACACGTTCAACGACTGGAAGGACAGCCAGTTCGGACGGGTCGTCAGCATCCGCTGCCTGATCAAGGCGGCGGCGATGTGGAAGTACGGCATCGTCAAGAAGACGCCCATCGCCGACGTCCGCGCCCTGCTGAAGGAGCGGGACACGGTCCAGCCGCCCGAGTGGTTCCAGGCCATGCTCACCCAGGGCGTCCTCCTCCTCAACGCCTCGCTGACCGCCAGCGCCGACGGCGCCATGGCCACCGACCAGCACACCGGCTTCTGGCGGCCCGTCGCCGAGCGGATCGTCGAGGAGATCCTCCGCGCCAAGCAGGACGCCGAGGACCCGGAGGACCGGGGCGTCGTCTTCGCCTGGTGGGGCGCGCACGCCCGCAGTCTGAAGCGGACCGTGCAGCGGCTGGAGAAGAAGTACCCGGGCGTCGAGGTCCGCCACCTCGACCACGCCAACCCGGCCGCCCAGGGCGACATCTTCTGCGACGGCGACCACCTCGCCACCGTCAACGACGCCCTGCTGTCCCTCGGCGCCGACCCCGTCGACTGGCTGCCCAGCAAGGGCTGGAACCAGCCCCCGGCCGGCGCGGGGAAGGCGGCGGACGCCACCGGCGGCGGGCCGGACGCCGACGTCGCCGCCCGGATGGGAGCCTTCATCGCCTCGACGATGGAGCTCCACCAGCTGTACCTGGAGCGGCTCACCAGCGTCCGCGACGAGGGCCACGTCCTGCCGCCGCTGACCGGCGTGTTCGACACCCCGCTGATGCCGTTCGACGAGGCCGTCGCCCCCGTCACCCGGGTGCTGCGCGGCCTCGGCGGGCACATCGACCGCTCCCGCGAGTTCGGCAAGCGGCGCGCCGACGAAGCGGCCGGCGCCGGGCTCTCCGCCGACGCCATCGCCGCGCTCTTCCTCTACACCTGCGAGTCCGGCTTCTACCGGAACATCAACGCCGTCCTCCGCTCCCCGGACCGCGCCCGCGTCGTCCCCTACCTGCCCTACCTGCGGCTGCTCTTCGCCGCGGTGGAGGCCCTCCCCACCCGCACCGAGCCGCTGTGGCGCGGCGTCGCCCTCGACCTGCGCGGCCAGTACCCGGTCGGCGAGACGGTCACCTGGTGGGGCGTCTCCTCCTGCACCTCCGAGCTGGGCGTCGCCCGCTCGTTCCTCGGCAGCCGCGGCAAGCGGACCCTCTTCGAGGTGACGCCCGCCCGCGCGGTGGGCATCCGCAGCTTCTCCGCCTTCACGGGCGAGGAGGAGTACATCCTGGCCCCCGGCACCCAGCTGGAGGTCACCGACGTGAAGGCCGAACGCGGCGGCCTGTGCACGGTGAAACTGCGGGAGGTGGACACCCGGCTGGTCTCCTGA
- a CDS encoding helix-turn-helix transcriptional regulator — protein MHPRAPLLVGRDAETAQLERALDAVRERRGSTVFLVGDGGIGKSRLAAEATGRAFSAGMRVLRGRGSTIGPMVPFRPLTEALMSLFRGGEPWDEGELGPFRPVLGRLVPDWAGEAQHGGSLVVLAEAVLRLLSVVSRERGALLVLEDLHDADTETLVVLEYLVDNLEHLPVVLLATTRAEQCAALDLAHSVTQRRSGALLGLGPLDRSEVARMVASCLDCPADRVPGELVSRLWDTSAGNPFVVEELLHGMIGHGTVVHRGDAWEVVGPLRTEVPSTLVRGIAHRTDRLGPQGRTLLSAAAVLGRRFPLSVLQRMSDTDDHGLLGLLHAGVAAQLVVPDEPAPDWYAFRHPLTAEALLAQLTPTDRAKLSGRAAEVVEELHPGLPGEWCPLVAALRRDAGDEVGAARLFSEAGRRALADGAVGSGVSLLLGADELLARRQDWVARAEVLESLLPALAESGEFDRAFERAEGLHELVGAGVEAGRLAVLHTRLAKVAHLAGRWADGNAQIAEARALLETVRDPAQTAAVDVVAAYLALDTPGPDRTETAEKLARAAVSAADAGALPAVACQAWELLGVLARERDLDEARLCFERARRIAEQHRMPIPRTYAMVRMGGNEWLADGETRTLEQARDEALRLGAVTIAYSIDAILVLQAVLVGRFEEAARLGDELLTTAVRLRLAPVVRYVLMTRATLAAHQGDRAAMEGALREFTGWDGAGSQEEPLCIGLARAFCALLEENRPLALAELDRARAQERDSPTTFHLSGVHGLRLLLDVLAGEAGWDEYRRAAATSAGRTRWNRQFVLLAHAVLLGRSDDRAAAAAAVAEAELLAAPYPTTLHLGLRLTAEAALEDGWGDPAGWLRRAEEHFHAAAVPDVAGACRALLRQSGAPVRQRRSGADRIPAPLRTLGVTVREYEVFQLLAERLSNKAIAGRLYISPRTVEKHVAALLTKTARPDREALCDLSASEAAPAPR, from the coding sequence ATGCATCCCCGAGCTCCTCTCCTCGTCGGACGTGACGCGGAAACAGCCCAGTTGGAGCGCGCCCTCGACGCGGTACGCGAGCGGCGCGGCAGCACGGTCTTCCTGGTCGGCGACGGCGGCATCGGCAAATCGCGGCTGGCGGCCGAGGCGACGGGCAGGGCGTTCTCCGCCGGGATGCGGGTGCTGCGCGGCCGGGGCAGCACGATCGGCCCGATGGTCCCCTTCCGGCCGCTCACCGAGGCGCTGATGTCGCTCTTCCGCGGCGGCGAGCCGTGGGACGAGGGCGAACTCGGCCCGTTCCGGCCGGTGCTGGGGCGCCTGGTCCCCGACTGGGCGGGCGAGGCACAGCACGGCGGTTCGCTCGTGGTCCTCGCGGAGGCGGTGCTGCGGCTGCTGTCGGTGGTCTCCAGGGAGCGCGGCGCGCTGCTCGTCCTGGAGGACCTGCACGACGCCGACACGGAGACGCTGGTGGTCCTGGAGTACCTGGTGGACAACCTGGAGCACCTGCCGGTGGTGCTGCTCGCCACCACCCGTGCCGAGCAGTGCGCCGCCCTGGACCTGGCGCACTCGGTCACCCAGCGGCGCTCCGGCGCCCTGCTCGGTCTGGGGCCGCTGGACCGGTCCGAGGTCGCCCGGATGGTCGCCTCCTGCCTGGACTGCCCGGCGGACCGGGTACCCGGCGAGCTCGTGAGCCGGCTGTGGGACACCAGCGCCGGCAACCCGTTCGTCGTCGAGGAACTGCTCCACGGCATGATCGGGCACGGCACGGTGGTCCACCGGGGCGACGCCTGGGAGGTCGTCGGCCCCCTGCGCACCGAGGTGCCGAGCACGCTGGTCCGGGGCATCGCGCACCGCACCGACCGGCTGGGGCCGCAGGGCAGGACGCTGCTGTCGGCGGCGGCCGTGCTCGGGCGCCGCTTCCCGTTGTCGGTGCTCCAGCGGATGTCCGACACCGACGACCACGGCCTGCTCGGACTGCTGCACGCGGGGGTGGCCGCCCAGCTGGTGGTGCCGGACGAACCGGCGCCCGACTGGTACGCGTTCCGGCATCCGCTCACCGCCGAGGCGCTGCTCGCCCAGCTCACCCCCACCGACCGGGCGAAGCTGTCCGGGCGGGCCGCCGAGGTCGTCGAGGAGCTGCATCCGGGGCTGCCCGGGGAGTGGTGCCCGCTGGTGGCCGCGTTGCGCCGTGACGCGGGCGACGAGGTGGGGGCGGCGCGGCTCTTCTCGGAGGCGGGGCGGCGCGCGCTGGCGGACGGGGCGGTGGGCTCGGGCGTGTCGCTGCTGCTGGGCGCCGACGAACTGCTGGCGCGGCGCCAGGACTGGGTGGCCCGGGCCGAGGTGCTGGAGTCGCTGCTGCCGGCGCTGGCCGAGAGCGGCGAGTTCGACCGCGCCTTCGAGCGCGCGGAGGGCCTGCACGAGCTCGTCGGCGCGGGCGTCGAGGCCGGCCGGCTCGCCGTGCTGCACACCCGGCTCGCCAAGGTGGCCCATCTGGCGGGCCGCTGGGCCGACGGCAACGCGCAGATCGCGGAGGCCAGAGCGCTCCTGGAGACCGTACGGGATCCGGCGCAGACGGCGGCGGTCGACGTGGTGGCCGCGTATCTGGCCCTGGACACGCCGGGGCCGGACCGCACGGAGACGGCGGAGAAGCTGGCCCGGGCCGCGGTGTCGGCGGCCGACGCCGGCGCGCTGCCGGCGGTGGCCTGCCAGGCGTGGGAGCTGCTCGGGGTGCTGGCCCGGGAGCGGGACCTGGACGAGGCGCGGCTGTGCTTCGAACGGGCCCGGCGGATCGCGGAACAGCACCGGATGCCGATCCCTCGGACGTACGCGATGGTGCGCATGGGCGGCAACGAGTGGCTGGCGGACGGGGAGACGCGCACGCTGGAGCAGGCGCGGGACGAGGCGCTGCGGCTGGGCGCGGTGACCATCGCGTACTCGATCGACGCCATCCTGGTCCTGCAGGCGGTGCTGGTCGGCCGGTTCGAGGAGGCCGCGCGCCTGGGCGACGAGTTGCTGACGACCGCGGTCCGGCTGAGGCTGGCGCCGGTGGTGCGGTACGTGCTGATGACCCGGGCGACGCTGGCGGCGCACCAGGGCGACCGGGCGGCGATGGAGGGGGCGCTGCGGGAGTTCACCGGCTGGGACGGGGCGGGTTCCCAGGAGGAGCCGCTCTGCATCGGGCTGGCGCGGGCCTTCTGCGCGCTCCTGGAGGAGAACCGGCCGCTGGCGCTGGCGGAGCTGGACCGGGCGCGGGCCCAGGAGCGGGACAGCCCGACGACGTTCCACCTCAGCGGGGTGCACGGGCTGCGGCTGCTGCTCGACGTGCTGGCGGGCGAGGCGGGCTGGGACGAGTACCGGCGGGCCGCGGCCACCTCGGCGGGCCGGACGCGGTGGAACCGGCAGTTCGTGCTGCTGGCCCACGCGGTCCTGCTGGGCCGCTCGGACGACCGGGCGGCGGCCGCGGCGGCCGTCGCCGAGGCGGAGCTGCTGGCCGCGCCCTACCCGACCACGCTCCACCTGGGGCTGCGGCTGACCGCCGAGGCGGCGCTGGAGGACGGCTGGGGCGATCCGGCGGGCTGGCTCCGCCGCGCCGAGGAGCACTTCCACGCCGCCGCCGTGCCGGACGTGGCGGGGGCGTGCCGGGCACTGCTGCGCCAGTCGGGCGCGCCGGTCCGGCAGCGGCGCAGCGGCGCGGACCGCATACCGGCGCCGCTGCGGACGCTGGGGGTGACGGTCCGGGAGTACGAGGTCTTCCAGCTGCTCGCGGAACGTCTCAGCAACAAGGCGATCGCGGGCCGCCTGTACATCTCGCCCCGCACGGTCGAGAAGCACGTGGCGGCGCTGTTGACGAAGACGGCACGCCCGGACCGCGAGGCCCTGTGCGACCTGTCCGCGTCGGAAGCGGCGCCGGCCCCCCGCTGA